In the Pseudomonas sp. DTU_2021_1001937_2_SI_NGA_ILE_001 genome, one interval contains:
- a CDS encoding MDR family oxidoreductase, with amino-acid sequence MSTFRGILIDKDDSGYQVTLTRLDEQSLPEGDVTLNVSHSTLNYKDALALTGSSPIVKRFPMVPGVDLAGTVQASQHPRFKVGEQVLLNGWGVGEGHWGGLAERARLKGDWLIHLPSAFTTAQAMAIGTAGYTAMLAVIALEQHGVRPGDGEVLVTGANGGVGSFAVALLGKLGYQVVASTGRPQESEYLKQLGASAIIDRNELNQPGRPLLKERWAAVIDSLGSHTLVNACAATRYRGIVAACGLAQGMDFPGSVAPFILRGVTLAGIDSVTRPLADREQAWARLATDLDPALLPLISREVGLSEVIDLAPRLIAGEVRGRLVVDVRR; translated from the coding sequence ATGAGTACATTCAGAGGCATCCTGATCGACAAGGACGACAGCGGCTACCAGGTCACGCTTACCCGGCTGGATGAGCAGTCACTGCCCGAGGGCGATGTGACGCTGAACGTTTCGCATAGCACGCTGAACTACAAGGACGCCCTGGCGCTCACCGGCAGTAGCCCGATCGTCAAGCGCTTTCCCATGGTCCCCGGTGTCGATCTGGCCGGCACGGTGCAGGCCAGCCAGCATCCGCGCTTCAAGGTTGGCGAGCAGGTGCTGCTCAACGGTTGGGGCGTCGGCGAGGGCCACTGGGGCGGTCTGGCCGAGCGCGCACGGCTCAAGGGCGACTGGCTGATCCACCTGCCCAGCGCGTTCACCACTGCCCAGGCCATGGCCATCGGCACCGCTGGCTACACCGCCATGCTCGCCGTGATTGCCCTGGAGCAGCACGGTGTCCGGCCAGGTGACGGTGAGGTGCTGGTCACCGGCGCCAACGGTGGCGTGGGCAGCTTCGCCGTGGCCCTCCTGGGCAAACTGGGCTATCAGGTGGTGGCGTCCACGGGGCGGCCGCAGGAGAGCGAGTACCTCAAGCAACTGGGCGCCAGCGCGATCATCGACCGCAATGAACTCAACCAGCCCGGCCGGCCATTGCTCAAGGAGCGCTGGGCGGCGGTGATCGACTCGCTGGGCAGCCATACCCTGGTCAATGCCTGCGCCGCCACACGCTATCGCGGCATCGTCGCCGCCTGCGGCCTGGCCCAGGGCATGGATTTTCCCGGCAGCGTGGCGCCGTTCATCCTGCGTGGGGTGACCCTGGCCGGCATCGACAGCGTGACCCGCCCACTGGCCGACCGCGAACAGGCCTGGGCGCGCCTGGCCACCGACCTCGACCCGGCGCTGTTGCCGCTGATCAGCCGCGAAGTGGGGTTGTCGGAGGTCATCGACCTGGCGCCACGGCTGATCGCCGGCGAGGTTCGTGGTCGGCTAGTGGTCGATGTGCGCCGCTGA
- the xerC gene encoding tyrosine recombinase XerC: protein MSDQPPGASRAQTLVLPDVSNPLRLYLARLAPSSRQTMRYVLQDAADRLGLGDADIFEVPWHSLQPGHVTALVATLRDDDYAPNTTSLYVNAIRGVMNEAWRQDLISHDQLLRIRSVKPMAGTRLGRGRNIRRHLIRDLLDVCAADPRPQGLRDAAIIAILYGSGMRKSESVNIDLAQVDFEQRCLCVMGKGNRQLIKYAPAWAFESLQRWLDLRRAQLPAGQPDDPFLFNRIRRGSHITRERITKHAIYFIARQRGQQAGVEIMPHDFRRSFITRVIEEFDLSIAQKLAHHTHIATTASYDMRHENERRRVVDDLDL from the coding sequence GTGTCAGACCAACCCCCCGGCGCCTCGCGCGCCCAAACCCTCGTGCTGCCGGATGTCAGCAATCCATTGCGCCTGTATCTGGCGCGGCTCGCACCGTCCAGCCGGCAGACCATGCGCTATGTGCTGCAGGACGCCGCCGACCGTCTGGGGCTGGGCGATGCGGACATCTTCGAGGTGCCCTGGCACAGCTTGCAGCCGGGGCACGTCACCGCGCTGGTGGCGACCCTGCGCGATGACGACTATGCGCCCAACACCACCTCGCTGTATGTCAATGCCATCCGCGGGGTGATGAACGAAGCCTGGCGCCAGGACCTGATCAGCCACGACCAACTGCTGCGTATCCGTTCGGTCAAGCCGATGGCCGGCACACGGCTGGGCAGGGGCCGCAACATCCGCCGCCACCTGATCCGCGACCTGCTCGACGTCTGCGCCGCCGACCCGCGCCCGCAGGGCCTGCGTGATGCGGCGATCATCGCCATCCTGTATGGCTCGGGCATGCGCAAGTCCGAGTCGGTGAACATCGACCTGGCCCAGGTCGATTTCGAGCAGCGCTGCCTGTGCGTGATGGGCAAGGGCAATCGGCAGTTGATCAAGTACGCGCCGGCCTGGGCCTTCGAGAGCCTGCAGCGCTGGCTGGACCTGCGCCGCGCGCAGTTGCCGGCCGGGCAGCCGGACGATCCTTTCCTGTTCAACCGTATCCGGCGCGGCAGCCACATCACCCGCGAGCGCATTACCAAGCACGCCATCTACTTCATCGCTCGCCAGCGCGGCCAGCAGGCCGGGGTAGAGATCATGCCGCATGATTTCCGCCGCTCGTTCATCACCCGGGTCATTGAAGAGTTCGACCTGTCGATTGCCCAGAAACTCGCCCACCACACTCATATCGCCACCACCGCCAGCTACGACATGCGCCATGAAAACGAGCGCCGCCGGGTGGTCGACGACCTCGATCTGTAG
- a CDS encoding carboxymuconolactone decarboxylase family protein, with product MNNENRYQRGLEKLREIDGQAGEKVVQSLAEIAPDFARYLIEFPFGDIYSRPGLDLRSREIAVVAALTAMGNAAPQLKVHIHAALNVGVSREEVIEVIMQMAVYAGFPAALNGLSAAREVFAQWES from the coding sequence ATGAACAACGAAAACCGTTACCAGCGCGGGCTGGAAAAGCTGCGGGAGATTGATGGCCAAGCAGGTGAAAAGGTCGTGCAAAGCCTTGCCGAGATTGCGCCGGACTTTGCCCGCTACCTGATCGAGTTTCCCTTCGGGGACATCTACTCCAGGCCAGGCCTGGACCTGCGCAGCCGGGAAATCGCCGTGGTCGCGGCGCTTACCGCCATGGGCAATGCAGCCCCCCAGTTGAAGGTGCATATTCATGCTGCGCTGAACGTCGGCGTAAGCCGCGAAGAGGTCATCGAGGTCATCATGCAGATGGCCGTCTATGCAGGCTTTCCGGCGGCGTTGAACGGTTTGAGCGCGGCCCGCGAGGTGTTCGCGCAGTGGGAGAGCTGA
- a CDS encoding MerR family transcriptional regulator codes for MESDLTIDQVAKRTGLSAHTLRYYERIGLIAPVGRAPGGQRRYAAADMAWIEFLLRLRTTQMPIGKMQAFARLRAAGDTTVQDRRHLLEDHLAEVLAQMEAMRLSVCSLQAKIEHYRALEQGLAGASRAEEGHADEQRKPLPARAGKAAGD; via the coding sequence ATGGAATCTGATCTGACCATCGACCAAGTCGCCAAACGCACTGGCCTGAGCGCCCATACCCTGCGCTACTACGAGCGCATCGGACTGATCGCCCCGGTGGGTCGCGCGCCTGGCGGGCAACGGCGCTACGCGGCGGCCGACATGGCCTGGATCGAATTCCTGCTGCGCTTGCGAACCACGCAGATGCCCATCGGCAAGATGCAGGCGTTCGCAAGACTCCGCGCCGCCGGGGATACCACAGTGCAGGACCGTCGCCATCTGCTGGAAGACCACCTTGCCGAGGTGCTGGCCCAGATGGAGGCGATGCGCCTGTCCGTGTGCTCCCTGCAAGCCAAGATCGAGCACTACCGCGCGCTCGAGCAAGGCCTGGCAGGCGCTTCACGAGCCGAAGAAGGACACGCCGATGAACAACGAAAACCGTTACCAGCGCGGGCTGGAAAAGCTGCGGGAGATTGA
- a CDS encoding DUF2790 domain-containing protein, whose translation MKYVLFAALSLFSVLASANDQPDAQQYNYAQHLDVAKVLSIDTPESDLCEPVTASMVYLDSQGVEHELHYQRLSDVCSAHG comes from the coding sequence ATGAAATACGTACTTTTCGCCGCCCTTTCACTGTTCAGCGTGCTGGCTTCGGCCAATGATCAGCCTGACGCCCAGCAGTACAACTATGCCCAGCATCTGGACGTCGCCAAGGTGCTGAGCATCGATACGCCAGAGTCGGACCTGTGCGAGCCCGTCACCGCCAGCATGGTCTACCTCGACAGCCAGGGCGTGGAGCACGAGCTGCACTACCAGCGCCTCAGTGATGTCTGCTCGGCCCACGGCTGA
- a CDS encoding cupin domain-containing protein — translation MEKFEIHRKTRFDALVHEYGLDGSRLLPWEGYPMPFAGGWCVVRPGTTTETHTQIDQEIFIAMEGNARLVIGDREMSFSKGDIAAIPKHTHHYVINDSAEDFHFYVIWWDMNYVNDFIARHDETTGCLHG, via the coding sequence ATGGAAAAGTTCGAGATTCACCGAAAAACCCGCTTCGACGCACTGGTGCATGAATACGGCCTGGATGGCAGCCGCCTGCTGCCCTGGGAGGGCTACCCGATGCCCTTCGCCGGGGGCTGGTGCGTAGTACGCCCAGGCACCACCACCGAGACCCACACCCAGATCGACCAGGAAATCTTCATTGCCATGGAAGGCAATGCGCGCCTGGTGATCGGCGACCGGGAAATGAGCTTCAGCAAAGGCGACATCGCGGCGATCCCCAAGCACACCCATCACTACGTCATCAACGACTCGGCCGAGGACTTCCACTTCTACGTGATCTGGTGGGACATGAACTACGTGAACGACTTCATCGCCCGCCACGACGAAACCACGGGGTGTCTGCATGGCTAA
- a CDS encoding methionine--tRNA ligase, protein MAKFIVTITPPTPNGDLHIGHIAGPFLGADVFTRVQRQRGHDCVLLSYSDDYQSYMLRKGLEQGVEPMELARRNSDRIEASLAAVNIQPDIWMRPFDNPWFHQAVSEVFAQLREAGAIEFRDSQEAWCPACDKWGYEAFARGLCNYCGHDSDPSQCEQCAQAPDAALMSGLYCKLCHQPPQFKTTHRAFLKLAEFKGVLRERLLGRQWREPLDAWLRDTLEHLHDWGVTRPHDGGLDLAADGSCRVHTWFMGLAGYIAAFREYADRVGRPELFNQYWRSGQGTLVNFLGFDCVFSHCVVYPAQLAVMQDLRVRQQFMPNQFLKLDGLNLSTSRNHAIWVADLAREACADSARLYLASIAPEQSEGDFRLAHFQRWRKEVFEDFFPALLQAGPAQRDQWWSGYCGADAALLEALRQQWCKATELRHFSMRQMAQVLLDAIAITRGRLAEGRPVSHFAALIAVLGNALIPETAGHLLTAYGLAEERVTARVLSGPAADYSI, encoded by the coding sequence ATGGCTAAGTTCATCGTCACCATCACGCCGCCAACCCCCAATGGCGACCTGCACATCGGCCACATTGCCGGGCCGTTTCTCGGTGCCGACGTATTTACCCGCGTGCAGCGCCAGCGCGGCCACGACTGCGTGCTGCTGTCGTACTCCGACGACTACCAGTCGTACATGCTGCGCAAGGGCCTGGAGCAGGGCGTCGAGCCCATGGAACTGGCACGCCGCAACAGCGACCGCATCGAAGCGTCGCTGGCGGCGGTGAACATCCAGCCGGATATCTGGATGCGTCCATTCGACAACCCCTGGTTCCACCAGGCCGTGAGCGAGGTCTTCGCGCAACTGCGTGAAGCCGGTGCCATCGAATTTCGCGACAGCCAAGAGGCCTGGTGCCCGGCCTGCGACAAGTGGGGCTATGAGGCCTTTGCCCGCGGCCTGTGCAACTACTGCGGGCATGACTCGGATCCCAGCCAGTGCGAGCAATGCGCGCAGGCGCCGGATGCAGCGTTGATGAGCGGCCTGTACTGCAAGCTCTGCCACCAGCCACCGCAGTTCAAGACCACCCACCGGGCGTTCCTCAAGCTGGCCGAGTTCAAGGGTGTCTTGCGTGAGCGCCTGCTGGGCCGCCAATGGCGCGAACCGCTGGACGCCTGGCTGCGCGACACCCTGGAGCACCTGCACGACTGGGGCGTGACCCGACCGCATGACGGCGGGCTGGACCTGGCCGCCGACGGCTCGTGCCGGGTGCACACCTGGTTCATGGGCCTGGCGGGCTACATCGCAGCGTTTCGTGAATACGCCGACCGCGTCGGTCGTCCGGAACTGTTCAACCAGTACTGGCGCTCGGGGCAGGGCACCCTGGTGAACTTTCTCGGCTTCGACTGCGTGTTCAGCCACTGCGTGGTCTACCCGGCGCAACTGGCGGTGATGCAGGACCTGCGCGTGCGCCAGCAGTTCATGCCCAACCAGTTCCTCAAGCTCGACGGTCTGAACCTGTCCACCAGCCGTAACCACGCCATCTGGGTCGCCGACCTGGCCCGCGAGGCCTGCGCCGACAGTGCGCGCCTGTACCTGGCGAGCATCGCCCCGGAGCAAAGCGAGGGCGACTTCCGCCTGGCGCACTTCCAGCGCTGGCGCAAGGAAGTCTTCGAAGACTTCTTTCCGGCGTTGCTGCAGGCCGGTCCTGCGCAGCGTGACCAATGGTGGAGCGGCTACTGCGGCGCCGATGCGGCGCTGCTGGAAGCGTTGCGTCAGCAGTGGTGCAAGGCCACCGAGCTACGGCATTTCTCCATGCGCCAGATGGCCCAGGTACTGCTGGACGCCATTGCCATCACCCGCGGGCGCCTGGCCGAAGGCCGGCCGGTCAGCCATTTCGCTGCGTTGATCGCCGTACTGGGCAATGCGCTGATTCCGGAAACCGCCGGGCACTTGCTGACTGCCTACGGCCTGGCCGAAGAACGGGTCACGGCCAGGGTGCTGTCGGGGCCTGCCGCCGACTATTCGATCTGA
- a CDS encoding FAD-binding oxidoreductase, which translates to MDIDYQVTVVGAGITGASIAARLASQGLSVALLDQGSIGGLGASGISGGLVRLYDLDPLLMQLTAHALQVMQQAPFAASYSAALRRTGVLYRAGLDQQAQVRAAVERHASAQYPMLQVQGHAGFAARADRIDVYEPHACIGDVRQASASLAGVVRSAGLVLEHCRVEAIDWQADGSAQLRLGELRLRSRVVVLATGAWTRHLAPELGLECRAIPLARLHTERAWALPVIDAPSGSYAIPLAPHLVQSGGGLRARGQWPEDLPAPDARHSAEVRERVRQLAGAGQVRVLDIVPGFDSYSADGRPLLGFVDEQRGLYVACGQSGVGFKFAPALADIAARQLQGFLRDGQREREPAWAALCARRGVQS; encoded by the coding sequence ATGGATATCGACTATCAAGTCACGGTGGTCGGCGCCGGCATCACCGGTGCCAGCATCGCCGCGCGGCTGGCCAGCCAGGGTCTGAGCGTCGCACTGCTCGACCAGGGCAGTATCGGTGGCCTGGGCGCCAGTGGCATCTCGGGTGGGCTGGTGCGCCTGTACGACCTCGACCCACTGCTGATGCAGCTCACCGCACATGCCTTGCAGGTGATGCAACAGGCGCCATTTGCCGCCAGCTACAGCGCGGCCTTGCGCCGCACTGGCGTGCTGTACCGCGCCGGCCTCGACCAGCAGGCCCAGGTGCGGGCAGCCGTCGAGCGACATGCCAGCGCGCAGTACCCGATGTTGCAGGTGCAGGGTCATGCCGGGTTCGCGGCGCGGGCCGATCGCATCGATGTGTACGAGCCGCATGCCTGCATCGGCGACGTGCGCCAGGCCTCGGCGAGCCTGGCGGGGGTGGTGCGCAGTGCCGGCCTGGTGCTGGAACACTGCCGGGTCGAGGCCATCGACTGGCAGGCCGACGGCTCGGCGCAGTTGCGCCTGGGTGAGCTGCGCTTGCGCAGTCGCGTGGTGGTCCTGGCCACTGGCGCCTGGACCCGCCACCTGGCGCCAGAACTGGGCCTGGAATGTCGGGCCATTCCGCTGGCCCGCTTGCACACCGAACGGGCCTGGGCGCTGCCGGTGATCGATGCGCCGTCCGGCAGTTACGCCATCCCGCTGGCGCCGCACCTGGTGCAAAGCGGTGGCGGCCTGCGCGCACGCGGTCAATGGCCGGAAGACCTGCCTGCGCCGGATGCGCGCCACAGCGCCGAGGTGCGTGAGCGCGTCCGGCAACTGGCGGGTGCCGGGCAGGTGCGGGTGCTGGACATCGTGCCGGGGTTCGACAGCTACAGCGCCGACGGTCGACCGCTGCTGGGGTTCGTCGATGAGCAGCGCGGGTTGTACGTGGCCTGCGGGCAGTCCGGGGTGGGTTTCAAGTTCGCTCCGGCACTGGCAGACATTGCCGCCCGTCAGTTGCAAGGTTTCCTGCGCGACGGCCAGCGCGAGCGGGAGCCAGCCTGGGCCGCGTTGTGCGCCCGGCGCGGGGTGCAATCATGA
- a CDS encoding ABC transporter substrate-binding protein: MNGAALRVGVSALFDPAVTPHARTFMRAMAAGRNGIAALQRLHWHWLDDGADPEQGARVAERLIDWGADLVIGHFSSDAALAAAPLYRQAGVALLTPAATVDRLTTHDNVLRLCPADRQLASDLLAWVARQGWQRLHVQADSSTHGQALAAAIVAALAAHGLQSVATVQQADAEVFAGRLRPSRLHWQARRAAGSQRPLLLTDDAVSRQLGAALVANEPTWAIGFDPGPVDCPAAGWHRQLFASEPATYYRETLRLLHVLGQLAERSGASRAELLAALHSECFITPLGPVAFQGGECQALRTCLWRLGPAGWHASADG; encoded by the coding sequence ATGAACGGCGCGGCGCTGCGCGTCGGGGTCAGCGCGCTGTTCGACCCGGCGGTTACCCCTCACGCACGGACCTTTATGCGTGCCATGGCCGCCGGGCGCAATGGCATCGCGGCGTTGCAACGGCTGCATTGGCACTGGCTGGACGACGGTGCGGATCCCGAACAGGGCGCGCGAGTGGCCGAGCGTCTGATCGATTGGGGCGCCGACCTGGTGATCGGGCATTTTTCGTCCGACGCCGCGCTGGCCGCCGCACCGCTGTACCGCCAGGCCGGGGTGGCCTTGCTGACCCCGGCGGCGACCGTGGACCGCCTGACCACGCACGACAACGTTCTGCGCCTGTGCCCGGCAGACCGCCAACTGGCGAGCGACCTGCTGGCCTGGGTCGCCCGCCAGGGCTGGCAACGCCTGCATGTGCAGGCTGATTCCAGCACTCACGGCCAGGCGCTGGCGGCGGCGATCGTTGCGGCTCTGGCCGCTCACGGCCTGCAATCGGTGGCGACTGTGCAGCAGGCCGACGCCGAGGTGTTCGCCGGGCGCCTGCGGCCTAGCCGTCTGCATTGGCAGGCGCGGCGTGCCGCTGGCAGCCAGAGGCCTCTGCTGCTGACGGACGATGCGGTATCGCGGCAACTGGGGGCCGCTCTGGTTGCGAACGAACCCACCTGGGCCATCGGTTTCGACCCCGGCCCGGTGGATTGCCCGGCCGCCGGCTGGCATCGCCAGCTGTTCGCCAGCGAACCGGCCACCTACTACCGCGAAACCCTGCGCCTGCTGCATGTGCTGGGCCAACTGGCCGAACGCAGTGGGGCCAGCCGCGCCGAGCTGCTGGCGGCGTTGCACAGCGAGTGCTTCATCACGCCGCTGGGGCCGGTGGCTTTCCAGGGCGGCGAGTGCCAGGCGCTGCGTACCTGCCTATGGCGCTTGGGGCCGGCTGGCTGGCACGCCAGCGCTGACGGCTGA
- a CDS encoding SidA/IucD/PvdA family monooxygenase produces the protein MSLPTFHADALCIGFGPAGIALACAIEDAREQGLPLGRLDLRFLEAAADTQWHRELLLDGTDINHHVFRDLVTPRNPRSRFSFAMYLKDKGRMFDFGLLGRPASRHEWSDYVAWVSRQVNARTQFDTPVAEVLPVLRDGQLSAVQVETAQGRFSTRNLVLSCGSAVNVPEAFVPLLGPRVFHTSEFLTRLQAFGSQAPKRWLVLGSGQSASESVLELIARDPGVQVHSVHRGAGFKLTQLGQFPNRVFGPEHVDYFHSLDSQARQRFLDYSRATNYAGIDPDESQKLFSLLYEDSIAGRQRLRSWGYHQVSAVREEAGSYQVTLTDSFSQRNQTITVDAIVLATGYRQYPVPPLLANLQPWLRSGADGGLLIDRDYRIATADDCLVRLWSNGLSERSHGISDSQSFSMMALRAGRIAEALGQPIHAVARTAALSE, from the coding sequence ATGAGCCTTCCCACTTTCCACGCTGATGCCCTGTGCATCGGCTTCGGCCCGGCCGGTATCGCCCTGGCCTGCGCCATCGAAGACGCCCGCGAGCAGGGCCTGCCGCTCGGGCGCCTGGACCTGCGCTTTCTGGAAGCGGCCGCCGACACCCAGTGGCACCGCGAACTGCTGCTGGACGGCACCGACATCAACCACCACGTGTTTCGCGACCTGGTCACGCCGCGTAACCCGCGCAGCCGTTTCTCCTTCGCCATGTACCTCAAGGACAAGGGGCGGATGTTCGACTTCGGCCTGCTGGGCCGCCCGGCCAGCCGCCACGAATGGTCGGACTACGTGGCCTGGGTGTCACGCCAGGTGAATGCACGCACGCAGTTCGACACCCCGGTGGCCGAGGTGCTGCCGGTGCTGCGCGACGGCCAGCTGAGCGCCGTGCAGGTCGAAACCGCTCAAGGCCGCTTCAGTACCCGTAACCTGGTGCTGTCATGCGGCAGCGCGGTCAACGTGCCGGAGGCATTCGTGCCGCTGCTCGGGCCCAGGGTGTTCCATACCTCGGAGTTTCTTACCCGCCTGCAGGCGTTCGGCAGCCAGGCACCGAAGCGCTGGCTGGTGCTCGGCTCGGGGCAGAGCGCCAGTGAGTCGGTGCTGGAACTGATCGCCCGTGACCCCGGCGTGCAGGTGCATTCGGTGCACCGTGGCGCCGGCTTCAAGCTCACCCAACTGGGCCAGTTTCCCAACCGGGTGTTCGGCCCCGAGCATGTCGACTACTTCCATAGCCTCGACAGCCAGGCCCGCCAGCGCTTTCTCGACTACAGCCGTGCGACCAACTACGCCGGCATCGACCCGGACGAGAGCCAGAAGCTGTTCTCACTCCTCTACGAAGACAGCATCGCCGGCCGTCAGCGCCTGCGCAGCTGGGGCTATCACCAGGTCAGTGCGGTGCGTGAGGAAGCGGGCAGCTACCAGGTGACCCTTACCGACAGCTTCAGCCAGCGCAACCAGACCATCACCGTCGACGCCATCGTCCTGGCCACCGGCTACCGGCAATACCCGGTGCCACCGCTGCTGGCCAACCTGCAGCCATGGCTGCGCAGTGGTGCCGATGGTGGGCTGCTGATCGACCGCGACTACCGCATCGCCACCGCCGACGACTGCCTGGTACGGCTGTGGAGCAACGGTCTGTCGGAGCGCAGCCACGGTATCAGCGACAGCCAGTCGTTCTCGATGATGGCCCTGCGTGCCGGGCGCATCGCCGAGGCCCTGGGCCAGCCCATCCACGCCGTGGCGCGCACCGCCGCGCTGAGCGAGTGA
- the sbnA gene encoding 2,3-diaminopropionate biosynthesis protein SbnA → MHQDIGDILHDQTFLDLRGLGPDFHLKLESLNPAGSIKLKTAAGLIDDLQARGLIRPDSILIESSSGNLGVALAMLCAARGLRFTCVVDPNSSRHSLGLMRAYGAEVIEVDRLDANGGFLGTRIALIRERLASDPRYLWLNQYENPANPRAHARTTAHSIARQFGHVDYLFVGAGTTGTLMGCVQYFREHHPRTRIVAVDSVGSVTFGTPAGRRFIPGLGTSQRPPIFDPEGIHALEMVPEARSVAMARLLARTRGMLVGGSTATVIAAVHAWRERIEPGAVVVALSPDWGERYLDTLYDDQWVTERFGPEVLGMTLADFSIEPDHTTCFDTPQAGFHVVDGRSVAQLLDADPLACIEDVRQAYLDHEAGRSVNPDSYFLRFPQQPANRIIALPASLEGRQPVTGIKWISSFPGNVEAGLQRASAVLLLNRPDNGYAYACLEASRISAMRTAASAVLGALWSLGGQRSVGHLALVGAGFIARTLVDLLVADGWRFASISVHDRHAESAQALISHLHDRHGLEAELGSLDTSLQADLLVFATTAPSPYVHEPVLRAGQVVLNLSLRDLGPALIAQANNLFDDVEHCLKAGTSAELAVQHYQSRAFITGTLAQLMLGEISLDPAKPTIFSPFGLGVLDLAVGQRLYRQALAEGRAQPVADFFYESARW, encoded by the coding sequence ATGCACCAGGACATCGGCGACATTCTTCACGACCAGACCTTTCTCGATTTGCGCGGCCTCGGCCCGGACTTTCACCTGAAGCTGGAATCGCTCAACCCGGCCGGCTCGATCAAGCTCAAGACCGCCGCCGGGCTGATCGACGACCTGCAGGCGCGTGGCCTGATCCGCCCCGACTCGATTCTCATCGAGTCTTCGTCGGGCAACCTCGGCGTGGCCCTGGCCATGCTCTGTGCGGCCCGCGGCCTGCGTTTCACCTGCGTGGTCGATCCCAACAGTTCGCGGCACAGCCTGGGTCTGATGCGCGCCTATGGCGCCGAGGTGATCGAAGTCGACCGCCTCGACGCCAATGGCGGGTTCCTTGGCACGCGTATCGCGCTGATCCGCGAGCGGCTGGCCAGCGATCCGCGCTACCTGTGGCTCAACCAGTACGAAAACCCCGCCAACCCGCGTGCCCATGCGCGCACCACGGCGCACTCCATCGCGCGCCAGTTCGGCCATGTCGATTACCTGTTCGTCGGGGCCGGCACCACCGGCACGCTGATGGGTTGCGTGCAGTATTTCCGCGAGCATCACCCGCGCACACGTATCGTCGCGGTGGACAGCGTCGGTTCGGTGACCTTCGGCACCCCGGCTGGGCGGCGTTTCATTCCGGGGCTGGGCACCAGCCAGCGGCCACCGATCTTCGACCCCGAGGGCATCCACGCCCTGGAAATGGTTCCCGAAGCACGCAGCGTAGCCATGGCACGCCTGCTGGCACGCACCCGCGGCATGCTGGTGGGCGGCTCCACGGCCACGGTGATCGCGGCGGTGCATGCCTGGCGCGAGCGCATCGAGCCCGGCGCGGTGGTCGTGGCGCTGTCGCCGGACTGGGGCGAGCGCTACCTCGACACCCTGTATGACGATCAGTGGGTGACAGAGCGCTTCGGCCCTGAAGTGCTGGGCATGACCCTGGCCGACTTCAGCATCGAGCCGGACCATACCACCTGTTTCGACACGCCGCAGGCGGGCTTTCACGTGGTCGACGGGCGCAGCGTGGCGCAGTTGCTTGATGCGGACCCGCTGGCCTGCATCGAGGACGTGCGCCAGGCCTACCTGGACCATGAGGCCGGGCGCAGCGTCAATCCGGATAGCTACTTCTTGCGCTTTCCCCAGCAACCGGCCAACCGCATCATCGCTTTGCCGGCGAGTCTGGAGGGCCGCCAGCCGGTGACCGGCATCAAGTGGATTTCCAGCTTTCCGGGCAATGTCGAGGCCGGTCTGCAGCGTGCCTCGGCGGTGCTGCTGCTCAATCGACCGGACAACGGCTATGCCTATGCCTGCCTGGAGGCCTCGCGGATCAGTGCCATGCGCACGGCGGCCTCGGCCGTGCTGGGCGCCTTGTGGAGCCTGGGCGGGCAGCGCTCGGTCGGGCATCTGGCGCTGGTCGGTGCCGGCTTCATCGCCCGCACCCTGGTCGACCTGCTGGTCGCCGACGGCTGGCGCTTCGCGTCGATCAGCGTGCATGACCGGCACGCCGAATCGGCGCAGGCACTGATCAGCCACCTGCATGACCGCCATGGCCTGGAGGCCGAGTTGGGGAGCCTGGACACCAGCCTGCAGGCCGACCTGCTGGTGTTCGCCACCACCGCGCCAAGCCCTTATGTGCATGAGCCCGTGCTGCGCGCCGGGCAGGTGGTGCTCAACCTGTCGCTGCGTGACCTGGGGCCGGCGCTGATCGCCCAGGCCAACAACCTGTTCGATGATGTCGAGCACTGCCTGAAAGCCGGCACCTCGGCAGAGCTGGCGGTGCAGCATTACCAGAGCCGCGCGTTCATCACCGGCACCCTGGCGCAACTGATGCTCGGCGAAATCAGCCTCGACCCGGCCAAGCCGACGATCTTCTCGCCATTCGGCCTCGGCGTGCTTGATCTCGCTGTGGGCCAGCGCCTGTATCGCCAGGCGCTGGCCGAGGGGCGGGCGCAACCCGTGGCGGATTTCTTCTACGAATCGGCGCGGTGGTAA